One Leucobacter muris DNA segment encodes these proteins:
- the cysS gene encoding cysteine--tRNA ligase, whose protein sequence is MRQRIYDSRAQQVVDFEPREEGRIGLYVCGPTVQSAPHIGHLRSALVYDQMRRWFTATGHDVTLIRNVTDIDDKILDHARAAQQSGSAEQWWALAYRVEREFTAAYEAIGVLPPTYEPRATANIAEMIALIERLIGRGHAYRAADGSASVYFDTASWPEYGALTRQSREQMDAAADSEPVGKRDPRDFALWKAHREHEPVSASWESPWGRGRPGWHIECSAMATRYLGEQFDIHGGGLDLRFPHHENELAQSQAAGHPFARHWIHNGLVNTGGQKMSKSLGNSLFAADLLAAARPVVLRYFLGSAHYRSVLEFSDTSLAEAAAAFERIEGFLERAGKLAEAAGAPIPAPGEGDAASRLPAAFVEAMLDDFAVPQALAALHGAVRAGNAAIDSADTATALARAAEVAAMLDVLGLDPRADSWAAPGGSAPGDASASALDHLVRALIEQRAEARANKDFAASDAIRDRLLAAGVALEDTPNGTRWSLS, encoded by the coding sequence GTGAGACAACGCATCTACGATTCGCGCGCGCAGCAGGTCGTCGATTTCGAGCCCCGCGAGGAGGGCCGGATCGGCCTCTACGTCTGCGGCCCCACCGTGCAGTCGGCCCCCCACATCGGGCACCTGCGCAGCGCGCTCGTCTACGACCAGATGCGGCGCTGGTTCACGGCGACCGGCCACGACGTCACCCTGATCCGAAACGTCACCGACATCGACGACAAGATCCTCGACCACGCCCGCGCCGCCCAGCAGAGCGGATCCGCCGAGCAGTGGTGGGCCCTCGCCTACCGCGTGGAGCGCGAGTTCACCGCCGCCTACGAGGCGATCGGCGTGCTGCCGCCCACTTACGAGCCGCGCGCCACGGCGAACATCGCCGAGATGATCGCGCTCATCGAGCGGCTCATCGGGCGCGGCCACGCCTACCGGGCGGCCGACGGTTCGGCGAGCGTCTACTTCGACACCGCGAGCTGGCCCGAGTACGGCGCCCTCACGCGTCAGAGCCGCGAGCAGATGGACGCTGCGGCCGATTCGGAACCGGTGGGCAAGCGCGACCCCCGCGATTTCGCGCTCTGGAAGGCGCACCGCGAGCACGAGCCGGTGTCGGCCTCGTGGGAGTCGCCGTGGGGGCGCGGCCGGCCCGGCTGGCACATCGAGTGCTCGGCGATGGCGACGCGCTACCTGGGCGAGCAGTTCGACATCCACGGCGGCGGCCTCGACCTGCGCTTCCCGCACCACGAGAACGAGCTGGCGCAGTCGCAGGCCGCGGGCCACCCGTTCGCGCGTCACTGGATCCACAACGGCCTCGTGAACACGGGCGGGCAGAAGATGTCGAAGTCGCTCGGCAACTCGCTGTTCGCCGCAGACCTGCTGGCGGCTGCGCGGCCCGTCGTGCTGCGCTACTTCCTCGGATCGGCGCACTACCGTTCGGTGCTCGAGTTCTCGGACACCTCGCTCGCCGAGGCGGCAGCGGCGTTCGAGCGCATCGAGGGCTTCCTCGAGCGCGCCGGCAAGCTCGCCGAGGCGGCGGGCGCCCCGATCCCCGCCCCGGGCGAGGGCGACGCCGCGTCACGGCTCCCCGCCGCGTTCGTCGAAGCGATGCTCGACGACTTCGCGGTTCCGCAGGCGCTCGCCGCTCTGCACGGCGCCGTCCGAGCGGGCAACGCGGCGATCGACTCCGCCGACACCGCGACGGCGCTCGCCCGAGCCGCGGAGGTCGCCGCCATGCTCGACGTGCTCGGCCTCGATCCGCGAGCCGACTCCTGGGCCGCGCCCGGCGGCTCCGCACCCGGCGATGCATCCGCATCCGCCCTCGACCACCTCGTGCGCGCGCTCATCGAGCAGCGCGCCGAAGCCCGCGCGAACAAGGACTTCGCCGCGAGCGACGCGATCCGGGACCGCCTGCTGGCGGCCGGCGTCGCGCTCGAAGACACCCCGAACGGAACCCGCTGGAGCCTGTCATGA
- the rlmB gene encoding 23S rRNA (guanosine(2251)-2'-O)-methyltransferase RlmB, with product MSNKKSRTGAVRKKGLGKAVGSGGQGRQALEGRGPTPRAEDREYHAAYKAKKSRERYEAAKLRHAGGAGRGPERGRGGAKKDESELVTGRNAVLEALRTRIPATALYIAARIEMDDRTREILRLATNRNVPVLEVMRPEMDRMTERDTVHQGVVLKVPPMEYAHPLEMLDEIIGRDEVPLIVALDGVTDPRNLGAIIRSTAAFGGQGVVVPQRRSAGLNSAAWKTSAGAAARIPVAMASNLTQTLKEFKKQGVFVLGLDGGGNVSLPGLELADRPLVLVIGSEGKGLSRLVTEHCDAVVSIPISSAAESLNAGIAASVALYEVAKLRAE from the coding sequence ATGAGTAATAAGAAGAGCCGTACCGGCGCAGTGCGCAAGAAGGGCCTCGGCAAAGCCGTCGGCTCGGGCGGGCAGGGGCGTCAGGCCCTCGAGGGCCGCGGCCCCACGCCCCGCGCCGAGGATCGCGAGTATCACGCCGCCTACAAGGCCAAGAAGTCGCGCGAGCGCTACGAGGCGGCGAAGCTGCGGCACGCGGGCGGCGCCGGCCGCGGCCCCGAGCGAGGCCGCGGCGGTGCGAAGAAGGACGAGTCCGAGCTCGTGACCGGCCGCAACGCCGTGCTCGAGGCCCTACGCACCCGCATCCCAGCGACCGCGCTCTACATCGCCGCGCGCATCGAGATGGACGACCGCACGCGCGAGATCCTGCGCCTCGCGACGAACCGCAACGTGCCCGTGCTCGAGGTGATGCGCCCCGAGATGGATCGCATGACCGAGCGCGACACGGTGCACCAGGGCGTGGTGCTCAAGGTGCCGCCGATGGAGTACGCGCACCCCCTCGAGATGCTCGACGAGATCATCGGCCGCGACGAGGTGCCGCTGATCGTCGCGCTCGACGGCGTCACCGACCCCCGCAACCTGGGAGCGATCATCCGCTCGACCGCCGCGTTCGGCGGGCAGGGCGTGGTCGTGCCGCAGCGCCGGTCGGCCGGCCTCAACTCGGCCGCCTGGAAGACCTCGGCCGGCGCCGCCGCCCGCATCCCCGTGGCGATGGCGTCGAACCTCACGCAGACCCTCAAGGAGTTCAAGAAGCAGGGCGTCTTCGTGCTCGGCCTCGACGGCGGCGGCAACGTGTCGCTGCCCGGGCTCGAGCTGGCGGATCGCCCGCTCGTGCTCGTGATCGGCAGCGAGGGCAAGGGACTCTCGCGGCTCGTCACCGAGCACTGCGACGCGGTCGTGTCGATTCCGATCTCGTCGGCGGCCGAGTCGCTGAACGCCGGCATCGCGGCGAGCGTCGCACTCTACGAGGTGGCGAAGCTCCGCGCGGAGTAG
- the phoU gene encoding phosphate signaling complex protein PhoU, with the protein MREVFQQELREVQERLVKIAELVEAAIENATAAFGNSDVALAEQVLDGADEIDVLAAQLDQLTIDILARQQPVASDLRLMVGALRMSASLERMGDLAQHIAQLARYRYPESAIPKGLKKIFVRMGALDVEMASKIVELLGTQDPRVIEEVRDLDDDLDELHAKVFEKVLSDKLAANPMGAVDATLASRYHERFGDHAVSIAKQVQFFLHGTLD; encoded by the coding sequence ATGCGTGAGGTCTTCCAGCAGGAACTGCGCGAGGTGCAGGAGCGCCTCGTCAAGATCGCCGAGCTCGTAGAGGCGGCGATCGAGAACGCCACCGCCGCCTTCGGCAACTCCGACGTCGCCCTCGCCGAGCAGGTGCTCGACGGCGCCGACGAGATCGACGTGCTCGCAGCCCAGCTCGACCAGCTCACGATCGACATCCTGGCCCGTCAGCAGCCCGTCGCGTCCGACCTGCGCCTCATGGTCGGCGCCCTGCGCATGAGCGCCTCCCTCGAGCGCATGGGCGACCTCGCCCAGCACATCGCGCAGCTCGCGCGCTACCGCTACCCCGAGAGCGCGATCCCGAAGGGCCTCAAGAAGATCTTCGTGCGCATGGGCGCGCTCGACGTCGAGATGGCGAGCAAGATCGTCGAACTGCTCGGCACGCAGGACCCGCGGGTGATCGAGGAGGTGCGCGACCTCGACGACGACCTCGACGAGCTGCACGCCAAGGTGTTCGAGAAGGTGCTCAGCGACAAGCTGGCCGCCAACCCGATGGGCGCCGTCGACGCGACCCTCGCGAGCCGGTACCACGAGCGCTTCGGCGACCACGCCGTGAGCATCGCCAAGCAGGTGCAGTTCTTCCTGCACGGCACGCTCGACTGA